Proteins from one Burkholderia oklahomensis C6786 genomic window:
- a CDS encoding L-threonylcarbamoyladenylate synthase — MSQFFRIHPDNPQPRLVKQAAEIVRGGGVIALPTDSSYALACHLDDKDAVERVRRIRGLDEKQHLSLLVRDLSELATFAMVDNRQYRLIKSVTPGPYVFILQATKEVPRRLSHPSRKTIGLRVPAHAITLALLEALGQPLLGTTLILSPDDEPLNDPEEIRTRLEKQADLVIDGGACPREPSTVIDLTGDEPQLVRAGRGPLEPFGLAA, encoded by the coding sequence ATGTCCCAATTCTTCAGGATTCACCCGGATAATCCGCAGCCGCGCCTCGTCAAGCAGGCGGCCGAAATCGTGCGGGGCGGCGGCGTGATCGCGCTGCCGACCGATTCGAGCTACGCGCTCGCGTGCCATCTCGACGACAAGGACGCGGTCGAGCGCGTGCGCCGCATCCGCGGGCTCGACGAGAAGCAGCACCTGTCGCTGCTCGTGCGCGATCTGTCCGAGCTCGCGACGTTCGCGATGGTCGACAACCGGCAATATCGGCTCATCAAGTCGGTGACGCCGGGGCCGTACGTGTTCATCCTGCAGGCGACGAAGGAGGTGCCGCGGCGCTTGTCGCACCCGTCGCGCAAGACGATCGGGCTGCGCGTGCCCGCGCACGCGATCACGCTCGCGCTGCTCGAGGCGCTCGGCCAGCCGCTCCTCGGCACGACGCTGATCCTGTCGCCCGACGACGAGCCGCTCAACGACCCGGAGGAAATCCGCACGCGTCTCGAAAAGCAGGCCGACCTCGTGATCGACGGCGGCGCGTGCCCGCGCGAGCCGTCGACCGTGATCGACCTGACGGGCGACGAGCCGCAGCTCGTGCGGGCGGGGCGCGGCCCGCTCGAGCCGTTCGGTCTCGCCGCGTGA
- a CDS encoding site-2 protease family protein, with product MNASSLIQTIAVYALPVVFAITLHEAAHGYVARLLGDNTAYMMGRVSFNPMRHIDPFGTIVIPLVLYFLTSGAFLFGYAKPVPVTFRNLRDPRWGSLWVALAGPGCNFVQALLWGFVSIGLAALAVDEPFFTRMAGAGVGVNLVLAVLNLFPLPPLDGGRVLAALLPPKQSIALSRLEPYGFFIVLALVATGLLTKFWLRPLVGAGYAVVTAILTPFASLF from the coding sequence ATGAATGCTTCTTCCCTGATACAGACGATTGCCGTCTATGCGCTTCCCGTGGTCTTCGCGATCACGCTGCACGAGGCTGCCCACGGCTACGTCGCTCGCCTGCTCGGCGACAACACCGCGTACATGATGGGCCGCGTGTCGTTCAACCCGATGCGCCACATCGATCCGTTCGGCACGATCGTGATTCCGCTCGTGCTGTACTTCCTGACGAGCGGCGCGTTCCTGTTCGGCTATGCGAAGCCCGTGCCCGTCACGTTCCGCAATCTGCGCGATCCGCGCTGGGGCAGCCTGTGGGTCGCGCTCGCGGGGCCGGGCTGCAACTTCGTGCAGGCGCTCCTGTGGGGCTTCGTGAGCATCGGCCTCGCCGCGCTCGCGGTCGACGAGCCGTTTTTCACGCGGATGGCGGGCGCGGGCGTCGGCGTGAATCTCGTGCTCGCGGTGCTGAACCTCTTTCCGCTGCCGCCGCTCGACGGCGGGCGCGTTCTCGCGGCGCTGCTGCCGCCGAAGCAATCGATCGCGCTGTCGCGGCTCGAGCCGTACGGCTTCTTCATCGTGCTCGCGCTCGTCGCGACGGGGCTCTTGACGAAATTCTGGCTGCGGCCGCTGGTGGGCGCCGGCTACGCCGTCGTGACGGCCATCCTGACTCCTTTCGCCTCGCTTTTCTAA
- a CDS encoding tryptophan--tRNA ligase: MFPDRIFSGMRPTGSLHLGHYHGVLKNWVKLQSEYPCFFCVVDWHALTTHYETPEVIEKNVWDVLIDWLASGIDPAQATLFIQSKVPEHAELALLLGMSTPLGWLERVPTYKEQMEKLKDKDLSTYGFLGYPVLMAADILLYRGSLVPVGEDQVPHVEMTREIARRFNYLYGREPGFEEKALEAAKKLGGKRAKLYHELRNAYQQEGDDEALEQARAMLQESQSLSMSDRERLFGYLEGARKIILVEPQALLTAASRMPGLDGQKMSKSYGNTIGLREDAETITKKVRTMPTDPARVRRTDPGDPDKCPVWQLHQVYTDEATHQWVQQGCRSAGIGCLDCKQPVVEGILREQQPMLERAQKYMDDPSLLRAIVADGCDKARKYATETMRDVREAMGLSYS, encoded by the coding sequence ATGTTCCCAGACCGTATCTTTTCCGGCATGCGACCCACGGGGTCGCTCCACCTCGGCCACTATCACGGCGTGCTGAAGAACTGGGTCAAGCTGCAGTCCGAGTACCCGTGCTTCTTCTGCGTCGTCGACTGGCACGCGCTGACGACGCACTACGAAACGCCCGAGGTGATCGAGAAGAACGTGTGGGACGTGCTGATCGACTGGCTCGCGTCGGGCATCGACCCGGCGCAGGCGACGCTCTTCATCCAGAGCAAGGTGCCCGAGCACGCGGAGCTCGCGCTGCTGCTCGGCATGAGCACGCCGCTCGGCTGGCTCGAGCGCGTGCCGACCTACAAGGAGCAGATGGAGAAGCTGAAGGACAAGGATCTGTCGACGTACGGCTTCCTCGGCTACCCGGTGCTGATGGCGGCCGACATCCTGCTGTACCGCGGCTCGCTCGTGCCGGTCGGCGAGGATCAGGTGCCGCACGTCGAGATGACGCGCGAGATCGCGCGCCGCTTCAACTACCTGTACGGCCGCGAGCCGGGCTTCGAGGAGAAGGCGCTCGAAGCGGCGAAGAAGCTGGGCGGCAAGCGCGCGAAGCTCTATCACGAGCTGCGCAACGCGTATCAGCAGGAAGGCGACGACGAGGCGCTCGAACAGGCGCGCGCGATGCTGCAGGAGTCGCAGAGCCTGTCGATGAGCGACCGCGAGAGGCTGTTCGGCTATCTCGAAGGCGCGCGCAAGATCATCCTCGTCGAGCCGCAGGCGCTCCTGACCGCGGCGTCGCGGATGCCCGGCCTCGACGGCCAGAAGATGTCGAAGTCGTACGGCAACACGATCGGCTTGCGCGAGGACGCGGAGACGATCACGAAGAAGGTCCGCACGATGCCGACCGATCCCGCGCGCGTGCGCCGCACCGATCCGGGCGATCCGGACAAGTGCCCGGTCTGGCAGCTCCACCAGGTCTATACCGACGAGGCGACGCATCAGTGGGTGCAGCAGGGCTGCCGCTCGGCGGGCATCGGCTGTCTCGACTGCAAGCAGCCGGTCGTCGAAGGGATTCTGCGTGAACAGCAGCCGATGCTCGAGCGCGCGCAGAAGTATATGGACGATCCGTCACTGCTGCGCGCGATCGTCGCCGACGGCTGCGACAAGGCGCGCAAGTACGCGACCGAGACGATGCGCGACGTGCGCGAGGCGATGGGACTGTCGTACAGTTGA
- a CDS encoding class I SAM-dependent methyltransferase yields MLTIAVDGAPHAGSHGATAEPSAWVREWSRLVPAGGAVLDVAAGHGRHARWFAERGHPVCALERDPAALASLGALPGVAAQAADLEGARWPLADDARFAAVVVTHYLHRPLLPRLVAAVAPGGVLLYETFAQGNQTVGKPSNPAFLLAPGELLDAVRGQLRVVAFEDGFLAAPRDAFVQRICAVRERAAPEAGAGFPRYGLAD; encoded by the coding sequence GTGCTGACGATTGCGGTCGACGGCGCGCCGCACGCGGGCTCGCACGGCGCGACGGCCGAGCCGTCGGCGTGGGTGCGCGAGTGGTCGCGTCTGGTGCCGGCGGGCGGCGCGGTGCTCGACGTCGCCGCGGGCCACGGCCGGCACGCGCGCTGGTTCGCCGAGCGCGGCCATCCGGTGTGCGCGCTCGAGCGCGACCCGGCCGCGCTCGCGTCGCTCGGCGCGCTGCCGGGCGTCGCTGCGCAGGCGGCCGATCTCGAGGGCGCGCGTTGGCCGCTCGCCGACGACGCGCGCTTCGCCGCGGTCGTCGTGACGCATTATCTGCATCGTCCGCTGCTGCCGCGTCTCGTCGCCGCAGTCGCGCCGGGCGGGGTGCTGCTGTACGAGACGTTCGCGCAAGGCAACCAAACGGTCGGCAAGCCGTCCAACCCTGCGTTCCTGCTCGCGCCGGGCGAGTTGCTCGACGCGGTGCGCGGGCAGTTGCGCGTCGTCGCGTTCGAGGACGGATTCCTGGCCGCGCCGCGCGACGCATTCGTCCAACGAATCTGCGCAGTGCGCGAGCGCGCAGCGCCGGAGGCAGGGGCGGGATTTCCGCGTTACGGACTGGCAGACTAA
- the dapA gene encoding 4-hydroxy-tetrahydrodipicolinate synthase has product MANGTQDGIQIRGSVPAIVTPMLEDGGLDLAAFRKLIDWHIEEGTDALVVVGTSGESATLSVDEHVLMIETAVKHAAKRIPIVAGAGGNSTAEAIELSKHAKAVGADATLQVVPYYNKPTQEGMYRHFKAIAEAVDLPVILYNVPGRTVADMSNETILRLAQVPGIIGVKDATGNIDRAAQLIKAAPAQFSIYSGDDPTAIALMLLGGHGNISVTANVAPRAMSELCRAALAADAKTAREIHMKLLALHKNLFIEANPIPVKWALQQMGKIAGGIRLPLTPLDERCHEAVRSALREAGLL; this is encoded by the coding sequence ATGGCTAACGGCACTCAAGACGGCATTCAAATCCGCGGCAGCGTCCCCGCGATCGTCACCCCGATGCTCGAGGACGGCGGCCTCGATCTGGCGGCCTTCCGCAAGCTGATTGACTGGCACATCGAAGAGGGGACGGATGCCCTCGTCGTGGTCGGCACGAGCGGCGAATCGGCGACGCTTTCGGTCGACGAGCACGTCCTCATGATCGAAACCGCGGTCAAGCACGCGGCGAAGCGGATTCCGATCGTCGCCGGCGCGGGCGGCAACTCGACGGCCGAGGCGATCGAGCTGTCGAAGCACGCGAAGGCGGTGGGCGCCGACGCGACGCTGCAAGTGGTGCCGTATTACAACAAGCCGACGCAGGAAGGGATGTACCGCCACTTCAAGGCGATCGCCGAAGCGGTCGACCTGCCGGTGATCCTGTACAACGTGCCCGGCCGCACCGTCGCCGACATGTCGAACGAAACGATCCTGCGCCTCGCGCAGGTGCCGGGCATCATCGGCGTGAAGGACGCGACGGGCAATATCGATCGCGCCGCGCAGCTGATCAAGGCGGCGCCCGCGCAGTTCTCGATCTACAGCGGCGACGATCCGACCGCGATCGCGCTGATGCTCCTGGGCGGCCACGGCAACATCTCGGTGACGGCGAACGTCGCGCCGCGCGCGATGAGCGAACTGTGCCGCGCGGCGCTCGCCGCCGACGCGAAGACGGCGCGCGAGATTCACATGAAGCTCCTGGCGCTGCACAAGAATCTGTTCATCGAGGCGAACCCGATTCCCGTGAAGTGGGCGCTGCAACAGATGGGCAAGATCGCGGGCGGCATCCGCCTGCCGCTCACGCCCCTCGACGAGCGCTGCCACGAAGCCGTGCGCAGCGCGCTTCGCGAGGCCGGCCTCCTGTGA